The sequence ACAGCGCACGAACGATCAGTACGCGTGGACGATCCTTGCGGCGCCGACGCAGGCGTGGGCAAACTGGGTTGAACGTCACCTTCCCGAACGGGAGCGCGTCGCCGCGCTGTGGGATGACATTCTTTTTTGCACGCGTGCAACGGCCGACGATCCAGTCGCAGAGTGGCAGGCGCACCTCCACTCACTGTCTGCGCGAAGCGCCTGGCTGAATGAACTGAACATCGCGAAGTTTCACTATCGCTCATCAGGAACCGACCTTGAGATTGCGATGCCAGACGGGTACTTTTTTACAGCGGCGCAGCACAAGACACCTTCGGGTGTTTCGTTCACCGCGAACATTCCGACCGAAGAGGTCTACTCCGTTCCCAAACGCACAGGGGTAAACGGCTATGTAACGAGCACGATGCCGCTCAATCATCAGGGAAGTCTCATCGAGGGCATCTACTTGCGCTTCGCGAACGGGCGCATCGTGGAGTATCGCGCAAGCAAAGGGCAGGATGCACTGGCAAGGATCGTCGAGGCGGATGAAGGAAGCCACTACTTGGGCGAGATTGCGCTTGTGCCGAAATCCTCACCAATCGCCAAACGTGGGCGCCTGTTTTACAACACGTTGTTTGACGAAAATGCGTCATGTCACCTTGCGATCGGCGAGTCGTACCCATTGATTCAGGGCGGCCATTTGCTCGCTCGGAGTGAATGGGCTGCAAACGATTTGAATGAAAGCGTCAAACACGTCGACTTTATGATCGGATCGGATGATTTGAGCATTGACGGTGAAGATCGCGAAGGACGCGTTATTCCGATCTTCCGCGATGGAACGTGGGCAAACGAACTTTGTTAAGCGGCGCTGAAGCAAGCCCCTTTATTCGATGAAAAACCCAGCGGCGATTCCCGAAACGTGGGATGTGCGTTGGGTTTTTCGATGAGGGGTCGAAACCGCTTATAAAATCATCTATACTGTCACTATAGATCGTTAGAAAAGCCAGAATGGCGAGAGGTGCGTATATCGTTCGTGGATCACACATCGAATTTGACGGAAGTAAAGTTAACCGTTACAAAAGAAGATTTTCATAGACAAAACGGCCATCGAAGTGCGGCGATCTGGCTGACGGGATTGTCAGGGGCAGGCAAATCGACGATCGCAACGGCACTTGAGACTGAGCTTTATCGTCGCGGTATTCATACGTATCTATTAGATGGAGATAATGTGCGGCTTGGATTAAATCGAGACTTGGGTTTCTCAGAAGAAGACCGTCGCGAGAATATTCGGCGCGTCGCTGAGGTGTCGAAACTGTTTGTCGAGGCGGGAACCGTGGTGATCGTCGCGTTTATCTCTCCTTATCGCAAGGACCGTGATGAGGCGCGCGCACGGTTTGAAGAAGGCGAGTTTCTTGAAGTGTTTGTGGATTGCCCAATCGATGTTTGCGAGGAGCGAGATCCAAAGGGGCTGTATAAAAAGGCAAAGGCGGGTACGATTCTGCAGTTTACGGGAATTTCTTCCCCTTATGAGCCGCCGCTTCATCCCGAGTTTCATCTGCGAACAGATCTGAACGCACCTGAAGCGTGTGTCGCGCTATTGGTCGAAGGGTTGCTTGAGCGGATCACGCTGCAAGAATCATAAGAGAGCAAGGCTGCGACCTGGAATACAGGGTGCCGCACCATTTTTTGATGGACGGGGGCGCCTTTGGTGAGGAGTTTCAAAATGACTGTCTATCAGGACTATGAGAACGTCAAGTCTCAGCTTCTCTCGGAGCGCCAGTTTGTCCTTGTAACCCATCGCCGTGGAGACGCGGATTCGGCGTGCGTATTTGCGCTTGCAGAGGCGCTTCAGATCTTGGACAAGCGTGTGGAGGTACTCCACGATGTGCCGGGGTATCTCGACTGGCTGTTTGCTCCGTATCGTCAGCAAACGGTTGATAATTCCCAACCTGTCTGCTTTGTCGCGCTCGACACGGGAAACTATGCGCGCCTTGCGCTGCCAAAAGAGATCCGGGAAAGCGTCGGGGAAATGATTCGCGCGGCGGGACGGGAAGATCAAGTGGATCAAGGCGCACTTCACGCGTTGCTCCCTTTTGATCTTGTCATCGATCATCACGCGTCCAATCCAGGATACGGACGCTACAACTGGATTGACCCAAAAGCGAGCAGCACATCTGAACTGTTGACGATGCTCTTGCTCGATCTGGAGCGAGAGACGGGCAAGTCGCTTTTTACCGAAGCGATCTGTCAGAGTCTGTTTGCCGGGATTGTGTCGGATACGCAGTGGTTCTTGCGCGATACGACTGCGCGCACGTATGAGATGGCAGGTGTCATTGAGCAGCGCGCAACGCTTGACAAACCGGATATTGCGGCGAATCTTATGCAGCGTTCGCCGGCCTATTTTGGTTTGGGATCGGTCCTGCGCAAAAACGTGCGCAGGACAGAAGCGCTCGCGTGGTCCTTTCTTGATCGCGCGTCTATTCGCGCGTATGGCGCAGAGCCTGAAGAAGCTGCGCTGCTTATTGAAGAGCTTGAAAAGGTACCCTGCAAGATTGCCGTCTTGTTTATTGAAGAAGAATCTGGCGTCATTCGCGTACGCCTGCGCGGCAAAGGGGTGCCCATCCTAGAACTCGCGAAGCGTCACGGGGGTGGCGGTCACTTGCGACGGGCTGGCGTGATGTTAAAGAGTCGCCAAGAAGTCGCCCGCTTTGTTGAAGACGCAGCAAAGGAGTCGATGCGCGCGTGATTCCCAATTTTTTGATCGTCGGCGCTGCCAAGTCAGGGACGAGCTCTTTGGACCGATATTTGGCGCAACACCCTGAGATCTATATCCCCACAAAAAAAGAAGCGCATTTCTATTCGATTCCAGACTTTCCTGAGCGATTCACGGGGCCTGGCGATGAGGGCATGAACGACGAGACGATACGTCAGCGCGCCGACTATGAGGCGCTTTTTGACGCGCGAACGGATGAGCCTGCGGTGGGAGAGTCGTCCGTGTTTTATCTCTACTATCCGGGGACGGCGGCACGAATTTATGCGGATAACCCTGAGATGAAGATTATCATCGTGCTGCGCGAACCTGTAGCCCGCGCGTATTCGGCGTATATGCATCTGATCCGCGATGCGCGCGAGACTCTTTCGTTTGAAGACAGCCTCGCTGCTGAAGAGGAGCGCAAGAAAAAAGGATTCGAGCCGATGTGGCTGTACCGCGATCTCGGGCGCTACAGCGAACAGATCGAGCGCTATTTGGACGTGTTTGGCGCAGAGCGGCTTCACGTTATGCTGTTTGATGAGTTTACAAAACAAAGTAAACACTATGTACGCGGGGTGTTTCGTTTCTTGGGCGTTGACGAGCATGCGCGAATTGACACGCAAATGCATCACAACGAGTCAGGTGTGCCGCGCTCGCGCGCCGCGTTTGACTTTGTGTCAAAACCGCACCCTCTCAAAGAATGGGTCAAGCCGTTCATTCCGCAAAGTGTCCGCGAACGGCTCGGGAATCGCGCCAAGTCGATGCTTCTTGAGCGTACTTCCATGCGGTCAGAGACGCGGCGGGAACTGTCTGCCTATTTTGCGCCAGACATCGCAAAACTTGAAAAGCTTCTTAAGCGGGATCTTTCGCATTGGAAAAAATCGTGATGCCCGCGTGTGCGGTGTATAGATTGGCGATTGGGAGCGGTGAAGTGTAGACGTGAAGCGAGTTCTGATGGTGTCCTATTTTGCGCCTCCAACCCAAAACGCGGAAGCGATTCTCGTGTGGAAAACACTGCGTGTGTTATCACATCTTCACAGGATTACGCTTGTCACAAACGCTCCGCAGTTTCAACAGGGCGATCCAGATATGCGCATACCGTCTGGCGTGGACGTGCACGCGCACCGCAGTGTGACGTTTCGCTCAGCATTTTCTGGCAAAGTGGCAGAGCGGTTGATCGGCAAACTTGAGGATGAAAACCTGCTGTGGGCACTGCGCGTCCCGAAGATTGAAAAGAGCGATTTTGATGTTCTTTACAGTCGCTCGCACCCAGGCGCCAGTCATATCCTGGCCGCCTCGCTCTGGAAGCGCACGCGACTGCCGTGGGTTGCACAGTTTAGCGATCCATGGTCGGCGAATCCCTATCACTCGCACCACACGATCATTCGCAAGTTGCGTGATCAAGAACATGAGCGATTCGTCATTGAGCATGCGGATCAGCTCATTTTTCCGACGGTCGAGATCCAGGAGATCTACGAAAAGGCGTACCCGTTGAAGTCCGTCAAGTCGCGTTCGATCGTCTTGCCGCACCATGTTTCAGAAGATCTCTATAGCGTGAGAAACGCGATGGTTCCGACAGAAAACGGCAAGATGCTCCTGTCTTATTTCGGCGATTTCTACGGCTTGCGCTCTCCTGCACCGCTGCTTGACGCACTGCGAAGCATCCACGCGCGAAATCCGGACAAGCTTTCGCGCGTCGCGATCGGTCTT is a genomic window of Ferroacidibacillus organovorans containing:
- a CDS encoding aminopeptidase codes for the protein MWQYNPQMEWGPLMMEDHIRKYAELAVRVGVNVQPGQPLVIGFGLRQVLPEHIVFARQLTEAAYAAGSSYVHVEWGDEAWSRETLKHGSLALLDQRAAWHAQWIEKLAAEQAAFIAISATDPSLYDGIASDRVHQYNTSVANELRAFNQQRTNDQYAWTILAAPTQAWANWVERHLPERERVAALWDDILFCTRATADDPVAEWQAHLHSLSARSAWLNELNIAKFHYRSSGTDLEIAMPDGYFFTAAQHKTPSGVSFTANIPTEEVYSVPKRTGVNGYVTSTMPLNHQGSLIEGIYLRFANGRIVEYRASKGQDALARIVEADEGSHYLGEIALVPKSSPIAKRGRLFYNTLFDENASCHLAIGESYPLIQGGHLLARSEWAANDLNESVKHVDFMIGSDDLSIDGEDREGRVIPIFRDGTWANELC
- the cysC gene encoding adenylyl-sulfate kinase, which translates into the protein MDHTSNLTEVKLTVTKEDFHRQNGHRSAAIWLTGLSGAGKSTIATALETELYRRGIHTYLLDGDNVRLGLNRDLGFSEEDRRENIRRVAEVSKLFVEAGTVVIVAFISPYRKDRDEARARFEEGEFLEVFVDCPIDVCEERDPKGLYKKAKAGTILQFTGISSPYEPPLHPEFHLRTDLNAPEACVALLVEGLLERITLQES
- a CDS encoding DHH family phosphoesterase, encoding MTVYQDYENVKSQLLSERQFVLVTHRRGDADSACVFALAEALQILDKRVEVLHDVPGYLDWLFAPYRQQTVDNSQPVCFVALDTGNYARLALPKEIRESVGEMIRAAGREDQVDQGALHALLPFDLVIDHHASNPGYGRYNWIDPKASSTSELLTMLLLDLERETGKSLFTEAICQSLFAGIVSDTQWFLRDTTARTYEMAGVIEQRATLDKPDIAANLMQRSPAYFGLGSVLRKNVRRTEALAWSFLDRASIRAYGAEPEEAALLIEELEKVPCKIAVLFIEEESGVIRVRLRGKGVPILELAKRHGGGGHLRRAGVMLKSRQEVARFVEDAAKESMRA
- a CDS encoding sulfotransferase family protein, which translates into the protein MIPNFLIVGAAKSGTSSLDRYLAQHPEIYIPTKKEAHFYSIPDFPERFTGPGDEGMNDETIRQRADYEALFDARTDEPAVGESSVFYLYYPGTAARIYADNPEMKIIIVLREPVARAYSAYMHLIRDARETLSFEDSLAAEEERKKKGFEPMWLYRDLGRYSEQIERYLDVFGAERLHVMLFDEFTKQSKHYVRGVFRFLGVDEHARIDTQMHHNESGVPRSRAAFDFVSKPHPLKEWVKPFIPQSVRERLGNRAKSMLLERTSMRSETRRELSAYFAPDIAKLEKLLKRDLSHWKKS